Proteins from one Impatiens glandulifera chromosome 2, dImpGla2.1, whole genome shotgun sequence genomic window:
- the LOC124927475 gene encoding skp1-protein-hydroxyproline N-acetylglucosaminyltransferase-like, whose product MDVGGGGGGKKGSWESNAFSWTNEKHIHYLNSMEASFVRAAFGGGGDVNLRLDRDLPDTSDSTLDMKKNINNNNNNNNNNERRRRHSTSGVVDRSYERRNRRPSSSSELIKNNNNISSQDQVVPQMESKD is encoded by the exons ATGGACGTCGGCGGCGGCGGTGGCGGGAAGAAAGGGAGCTGGGAATCAAATGCGTTCTCTTGGACAAATGAAAAACACATCCATTATTTGAATTCCATGGAGGCTTCGTTTGTTAGGGCGGCGTTTGGAGGTGGCGGCGACGTTAATCTTCGCCTCGATCGCGATTTGCCTGACACGTCAGATTCAACCCTTgacatgaagaaaaatattaataataataataataacaacaacaacaacgaaAGAAGACGAAGGCATTCCACTTCag gggTTGTGGATCGAAGCTATGAGAGGAGGAACAGAAggccatcatcatcatccgaATTGATcaagaacaataataatatcTCATCTCAAGATCAG GTGGTCCCGCAAATGGAGAGCAAAGATTAG